The nucleotide sequence ACCATTCTTTAATGTTATTAAAAATACCGTCGGTAGTAAGACCGTATCTTTCTCTGATTTCGGTCTGTTTCCCGTGTTCAACAAACTTATCAGGTAGACCGATTCTATGAATTTTTACATCCTCAGTTTCTAACAACTCGCAAACTGCACTCCCGAACCCGCCCGAGATTATATTTTCTTCAATTGTGATAATTCCTTTTACTTTTTTAGCGATTTGTTTTATAAGTTCAACATCAAGCGGTTTTACAAAACGAACATTTACAACACCACAAGAA is from Elusimicrobiota bacterium and encodes:
- a CDS encoding transketolase C-terminal domain-containing protein; the protein is GGGIEFEKEFKNLTIGKSEVIIDGNDIFILAVGNMVEPAISVAKKISNTNFSCGVVNVRFVKPLDVELIKQIAKKVKGIITIEENIISGGFGSAVCELLETEDVKIHRIGLPDKFVEHGKQTEIRERYGLTTDGIFNNIKEWLKKLA